A window of the Gossypium hirsutum isolate 1008001.06 chromosome A05, Gossypium_hirsutum_v2.1, whole genome shotgun sequence genome harbors these coding sequences:
- the LOC107943036 gene encoding wall-associated receptor kinase 2, translated as MGLGYKFEELGFKLTIIATLVAAEAKPGCESKCGNVSIPYPFGAGNGCNINNNFFIRCNKTFNPPKAFLSTTDIEVLYISLDGYLRVQNWVGYDCYSSSGRGSYFETWIAHSPFPISNTRNKFTAIGCDTYAFVAGSKGPASPTACVTFCNNLTHAINGSCSGLGCCQAAIPKGMRSYKLSFDSFWKHSKVLNFNPCSYGFVVEDGAYNFSVLHLSDTNFSKRKFPIILDWAIGNQSCAEAGMNPQNYACKRNSICINGENGNGYWCKCPDGFQGNPYLSHGCQGK; from the coding sequence atgggTTTGGGTTATAAGTTTGAGGAGCTTGGTTTCAAGTTAACAATTATAGCAACTTTAGTGGCAGCTGAAGCAAAACCTGGATGCGAAAGCAAGTGCGGGAATGTCAGCATTCCTTATCCTTTTGGAGCAGGCAATGGTTGCAACATCAACAACAACTTTTTCATTCGTTGTAACAAGACTTTCAACCCTCCAAAAGCATTTTTATCCACCACTGATATTGAAGTTCTCTACATCTCTCTAGATGGCTATTTGCGCGTCCAAAATTGGGTAGGTTATGACTGTTATAGTTCATCAGGACGGGGTTCATATTTTGAGACATGGATTGCGCACTCACCATTCCCAATATCTAATACCAGAAACAAGTTCACAGCCATTGGTTGTGACACCTACGCTTTCGTTGCGGGTTCTAAGGGACCGGCGTCTCCCACCGCATGTGTAACGTTTTGTAACAACCTGACCCATGCGATAAATGGATCTTGCTCCGGCCTCGGTTGCTGCCAGGCAGCTATCCCTAAAGGAATGAGGAGTTATAAGCTAAGTTTTGACAGCTTTTGGAAACATTCAAAAGTATTAAACTTCAATCCTTGCAGTTATGGATTTGTTGTGGAAGATGGAGCCTATAACTTTTCTGTTTTACATCTTTCCGACACTAACTTCAGTAAAAGGAAATTCCCAATTATTCTTGATTGGGCAATTGGGAACCAAAGTTGCGCGGAAGCTGGAATGAATCCACAAAATTATGCCTGCAAGCGAAATAGTATTTGTATAAATGGAGAAAATGGCAATGGATACTGGTGCAAATGTCCTGATGGTTTTCAAGGCAACCCATACCTCTCCCACGGTTGTCAAGGTAAATAG